In Lolium rigidum isolate FL_2022 chromosome 7, APGP_CSIRO_Lrig_0.1, whole genome shotgun sequence, the DNA window ATAAAACTGAAAAAAGAAGCAATCGACAATCCTCACTCAGCTCTTAggttggtgccaacgcgggctggaGCAGGGGCGGTAGCGCCGGCGTCGGGGCGAGAGGCGAGCGATAGGGCGGCGAGACGAGAGCGCAtggcggtggcgcgggcgcccggcggtagcgcccgctaccgcccggctaccgcccgcgctgggggcgaTAGGGGGGCGAGAGagggggcgagagcggggcggcgcggtggcggggCGGGGCGAGAGACGGGCGGGCGACAGCGCGGCCGAGAGCGGGCGCTAGgcgggcgggagcggggcggtaGGCGGGCGAGAGGGGGCGTTAagcgggcgagagaggggcggtagtagctgaggtggcgcgatctgattcgtccacctcagctagctgttggggtagccgttggtacttcaaaaaaccggtaattttttcaaatttttatgtaatttgattgagcatgtgtgggctcataatgcctagattatgtaattttttcaaattcttatgtaattttttcaaatttttatgtaatttctttttatgatgtaatcggtaacaattttagttcaataaaataatttccttgcattatttttaatgttgtaatctgaaaaagaaaagctaatgttgaggagagagaaaagctgatgtggaggagagagaagtgagagctctcACTATAGCCTATAcattggcaaggtggggtgagagtggggtgagagtggggtgagagtgaggaaaaagctgacgtggcgaggctatagtgGGGCGGTGCATTGACACCAGCCTTAGTATGGGTCGTCGATCTCAGGGAGGCGTTTGCGTCCAAGGTGGAGCGAAGGAAGGACGACAGAGTTTGCGTCATCCCCGGCCGCGCAGAGGAAGGGCAGTAATGTCTGCATCGTCCCCTGCCCAtggaggaggagcggcagcgcCTGCATCTCCAACGGCATGGAGAGGCGGAAACGTCTCCTCGTCGCGAGgattgagggcatctccaaccgggcgacccaaacggacgcgctgggccgtccgttttgggccgtttgggtggccgaacggatacccggacagcgccccgcgtccgcgtgtccgtttgggtcgcacgctgcgcccaacgcagcggccacccaatttggccatttggcctactTCTTTGAGAAATAGGCCATCTAGCCACAGATACTTTATAAAACAATGTCTAAACCTAGAATAATATCTCATAAACATGGAATAATATATAACAAACATAAAATATAGCAAATAGCATAAAATAGTATCAAATGTAACATGATAAATCAattaaaatgtgccatagtttgagaaaaatataaaaattacaattgagattgtctaactcaatttgggcgctcgaggatctccttctgcctcttctcgaaccaagctctcttcgcctcactcatgttggtcaagtcggcgttcatgatgaggttgtcctcggcttggcgtttgagctcaacttcctgcgccttcatctccatctctttggcccttgccattgctttgAGCTCAATTTCCTTCGCCTTCATCTCCACCTCTTTCGCCCTTGCCAGTGCtgtgagctcaagttctctctctttgagctcaagttctttagctttggcctgggccttgacctcttcaatctcaagcttcttctgctggacatcaaagaatttcttcctgtcctcttctttctcccggcgcctcctctcatccctcttgtccgtggacacctctctcgtccgtatgcatctccttcaaagtgccatacaatagcatggacgaagcatcacgcttcatgtcggctttggttgacttgtggccgcgtggacgacttgcacgagaagcggagctaccgcaaggctgcccaccatcaaggtcaatgaccgtggcatctttggcggggttgttgccagtcaaggtcgccatgtacccctcatacccctcctggaacttgggggtgccctggagttccttccaacaatgagggaaggcaaaggtcttgtctccattgttggctttgtagaattccaaagctcgccacacctagagcaaagcgagagaacaacgataaacatatgtgcgaATATCGGATGAttaagttgaggttaagaatcataccaagtccttcatacccatgccactaacgggagCCGCTTCGCGTGCTCATACGTCGcccggaacttgttgcattccgtttgaattgttccccacctcttttggatcgATATCTcggctgcggtcgctctcaaatggctcctgtccatatttgcgatgttcatggaagtattcatagatccggcgccagaatgcggtccccttctgctcggcacctgtcaacgtatcttgcccgatggtcaaccatccttgGACGatcaccttgtcctccttctccgtgtagttggcggttcgtttgcttacccgaCGAGCtctagcttgtgcagctgcggcttgtgtgaggccctcaacgaacaacggctcctcctcgatgtttatgctgccggggcaggcagttgtgccctcctgtgtgtcaacgggaggtggctggggagcctgctgtgtcgaaggatatggcagggtGGCCGGCATCGTCTGCGCGtaagacggaggggcctgcacggtcGACGGTGACTGCGCACGCGCGGCCGACaaatcgtcgaacaggttgcgtgcaccggccaTGGCAGCTGCTGCCAGgttcttggggcctttggagttcgccggcgcacggttgaggtcaatggacgaaggtgacggccccgacATGGACtctcccacctccggtgacccatcccgtgactggtACGCGTGCCGCCCAGAATGCGCCCCCAGTCGTGCCCAAACGGGGCGGACGGTGAGCCAGTTGATCTTGGAGGAAGGGGCAGGGTCACGgatgaggccgagctccccccccgaggccgtgccggtgccggggatgagcatgtgctggccgagcgctgAGTGGCCGTAAAACAGCATGGCCTGCGCCTGCTGCTCTTGCATGACCATGTTCTTCGCCTGTGTTTGGAGTTGGAGGAGGTGCTCCGCCGCCCGCACccgctcctcctcggcggcggcctccttcttccgtTGATCAGACGCCCTGCGCCGGTCCGCCCGCTTCTTGGACTccatcgccctctgctccgcggtgagctcgggcttcgccttcttcgtcggcggcccgggctccacgaccaccggagcgtccagttcaggagccgcctccacggcaggagcggcaacggccgcgaccagtgcctcctctccgatggtggcggtggtggcggtggcggcggcagtcgcttcgtcggccatctctaggtttgggagtggagtggagtgtttctgttgtggaggcagacaggcgggccaggggcggacaaggggaggacgcgagcgaccagcctttcgcgtccgcggccacgcaaactcgtccaagatttgggccgggtttgggtcgtcccggacgccacgaccatccgttttagggatgggtccgcgcgctgggccacggttttgtccgtttcgacccatccggacgcgcggacgcgggatgggtcgcccggttggagatgccctgagggcGGCTCATCCCCAGCTACAAGGGGGAAGGAAGGCTGCAGCGTGGTTTGCATCCCGACACACACGGGAATGACATCCTCGCCTGCTCGGCACATAGCGTAGCGACATTGGTGAGTGTGAGCTGGCCCGTGCGGCTTTTCTCTCGACAGAGTGGCATCTTTGATCTCCAGGAACTGAATCGAGGAGAAGACGACGAAGCAGAGATGCATCTTCAGTTCTTGACTCCATTTTGTTGTGGTGCGGGGGATTAGCGGAGAAGCGCGTGAGGATAAACGAGATGCGAAGGACTGCGCGATAATTTCGGAATTTAGGCTAGCCACTGTATGCGGGCGTTAAACATAGAGGTAGAGATAAGATTTGTTACTTATTTTTAAGAAGTGCAAGCGCGGTGGCATTGGTTCTGTAAATAATTTGAAATGTGACGTCGGGAAACTGTGACATTGCATgtttcaccttaatagtaaagactaAAGAATTGAGCACATAATCGCTAGGGCCATTGCCAACATGGTAATCTCTCACTATAGAGTAGGAATAGACAAATTATAGCGTAATTAACCAAATATGTCCACCCAACCAACTCTGGTAGATAGAGTAAAAGATGTAACAATATCACAACTAAGGAAGAAATAGGCTAAATCTAAAATTGATAACAATTGTCGCAACGTCTAAAGGTGCAATAAACTCTTAGAAATATAAGACATGTCGGCTGATGGCTACTGTGCGCCAATCAATTATAAAGGATGCCGACTTTATCTTTTTAGAAAAATGGATATTGGCTTGTCCATGCTAGCTTTTGGGAAGGAATTATAAGAACAACAAAAAAGAAAACTACTCTCGCTTTCGCCGCGCGTTGTTCCCTTATCTTTTGTGTAGAGGCACTACCAAAGTACCAAAGCGAGCTGCTAATTCGTTTCATTAGTAAAAATCCAAACTCATTCCACGGTCAAAAAGCAAAAGAAAGTCATCTTAATTTAGACTTCGCGTGCCAATTCAGTTCAGACTATCAGCCATATATATAATGGGGCACACATCCTGTTTGTCACAAGTAATGGCTGATCTAATTGCGTCCATGGGTCGTGTGCTTTTGTTCCGTAGCATCAACACTTCGACAGCTTCGTTCCGTGTCTTCCACGCCAGATAAGCGGTTCACTCATCCACTCGTTTTCGACGCTGTCATGGTGATATCTTGCACAGTCTCTCCATCTGTCCTGTAGTGGGTCCTCCCGGCGTTGCCGCTAGATACCATACTGGCGGCTCGTCAAAGCACAGCCACTACGCAACGCTCCTGTAATCATGCCACGTACTTATCCGCTGTGTTGTTCTTTCTGAACCGAACCTCAGTTAGTTTTCTGTGGACTTCCAAACCATAGAATTTCGTTGTGCTATCCATGAGCTACAGTAACATGAATTTTTTTGAGGCGCATATTTGGTTACTACCCTGATGTTTCCACTTGCCATTTGTCTGCAAATGTAGATTGATTGATCTTAGACAACCATCCATTAAACAACCACACAATTTCACAGCCCCCAGTTTACGAACAAGAATCTCTTTTGGGGCTAAAGAATCTCCGAGAAAATGATTAAAAGGCGTGGCACAAATTCTTCTTCTCCCACTAACAATTGTCTATTACAAAAGGTTCTTGAAAGCAAATCGATCTTTCAGAAAAGAGAAGGCTGTCATCTGTTATTGGAAAAAGGTCGAGATATCCAGAGAGGGGAACCTTCTTCCAGTTCTTCTCCCTTGTTCAGGTTATCAGTGGAATCCCATCGGAGAGAATCTACAGTCCAATCGAACAAGCATTTCACCCAGCGAGACAAGTCAAACGAATTGAGAAAACGTAAATACTGTATTCTAGTTCTAGCTAGGCTATCTAAAAACGACGAAAAATATATCCATACGCTCAATCAAATGCTCGACGAAAACGCGGCGAATTACACGCCATTAATTTCTACAGTTCACAAGGTTTGTTGGTTTCCGTGGGCTGTGGATGTGGACCGCCGACGTCgtcacggccgcgccgccgccggcgagggtgAGGCGGCCCCTTTCCGGCTCGACTCGGCGTCATCCCTTCCCCTCCTGGTGGAGCCGTCCCAGCCCTTCCGCACGGACCCGTCGCCTCCCCCGCGGGCCCACGACATGGTCCTGGCCAGGAACCCCTGCCACCGCCGCCCGCCGtggctgctgccgccaccgccgccggttcCGGTTCCTGGGTTGCCGAAGCTGCTGCCCCCGGGCCCGGCGCGCCGTCCTCCGCGCGAGCTCCCGTCGGGGCTCATGCCGGAGATGTCGATGAGGCTGGTGGCGTGGCGCAGGCGGCGCGCCGTGAGCACCTGCTCCCGCACGTGGTGCGGCAGCCGCAGCGTGAACCTCTCGTGGTCGCTCCGCGCGGCGGCCTCGGCGGACGCCGCGAAGCGCGAGTGTCCCGTGGAGTTGGACCTCGgcagccgcgccgcccgccgctcgCTGCGCAGCGTCTCCAGCTCCATCGCCTCCTCCTTCCTATCGtcctcgtcgctctcctccttccTATCGTCCTCGTCGCTCTCCTCCCCCTCTTCCTGCTGCGCCGGCGGCACCGCTATCGCCACTGCGTGCGGCGGCGACCGGATCGGAGTCCGTGGCGTCGTCGGCTCGGGCGACGGGGGCGCAATTGCGgccggtagcggcggcggcggaggcttcTCGAGGTTGGCGCGGCAGAGCGGGCAGGTGACCCGCGTCTCGAGCCAGGGGTCGATGCACTCGGGGTGGAAGACGTGGGAGCAGTGCGGGAGCAGGCGGAGGTCGTCGGCCTCCTCGAACGCCGTGAGGCACACGGCGCACTCCAGCTCGCCCCGCCCGATCTTGTGCTCCCTGACCTCCCGGTACGGCACGATCGGGAACGTGGCCACCACCGCCGGGTCCAGCCCGCGCTTGCCCCTCCTCGACGGGCCTCCTCCCACCGGGACGTTGTGGCCCAGCATCGCGCCGCCCTCGCCAGCCAGGCGGCACTGGTTGATGTAGGCGcagaagaagagaaggaagaagaagacgctGATCGCCACCGTGATGACCGTCGACATGGTGCGCCCGAACGGCGTCGGcctcgggggcggcggcggtggcggctgctgCGCTGGCGGCTGAGGCGTAGGCTGCCCGCCGACGATGACGGCCGCGCCGGCGCCGAGGAGGCAGAGGGCGACCAGGAGGAGGTGCCCGCGCGCCCCCATCATCGGAACAGCAGAATTGCAATCGCCTGGCGAAACTACTAGCAGCTACGCGGTGCGGCGCCGGTGTACTTCAATGGGATTCGGCCTCTAATCGAGGGCGAGAGGCGGTGGTGTGGTGCGGTACTGCGGTGTGCTACGACGCTATAGCGGCGGCGCCCAAATCCCAAATTCCCACCTCCCTTTTCTTTCTAGGGTAGAAAACTTCTGACGAGTGGACACTTCCCCTTTTGCTCTTTTTTCCGCACATCAAGATTGATCTTTGTTGACTAATTTTAGGGACACACTAAATGCTGTCTCGCGATGATATGCAGGGGAGGCGAGTACTACTAACTATACCGACCGACCGTTACGCGATGCAGGGGAGGCGACTCAGGCGAGTAGTAGTGCAGTATTTGAGAATACTTCATTGTTTTCTTCACAAGAATATACTGTATTTCAGTGTTCTGGAAAGTTGTGGATGTGGTTCATTATACCCGATGACGCCATGGAAGAAACGCCAAGAAATCCTTAAACAAGTTCGTCCGATCGTGACTGGTTTTTAATGTGCAAAACAATCATGTCTATCTCGCCCACACCACACACACCACCAGCTGACGAACATGAGAAACATAAGAACAACCTGGTGAAGTGTGCATATAGGACAAAAGGATGAAGAGTAGTGTGATCAGTTGGGAGATGGTGTCGCCTACCAGTGCAGAGCAGTTGCACCTGGAGAAGCAACCATGTGCCACACACACAATTCGTGTGCGCTACAGGTGTGCATCACTTACCAACTCTAGCTTCAGAAGCAAGCACTTGGCCATGATACACCTGGAAATAATATTCCCATCTGCCTCGACAGAATTACGCGCAAATTGATCTGGAGTCCATTATTATTTTGGTTCACACCATAAAACAGTGTCAGGCTCAGGGGGACTCGCTTGCCCTGCTCGTCAGTATACAACTCTTCTGCAGCATCAGTTCTCTAAAGCTATCCGCCGTCTCCGTAAAACCGGCGCCCAGCAAAGCATCAAACAGCTTATTGCAGGCGGAGATGTCGAACTCCGGCGCTTTCGATCGCTGCCACTCGTCCACGACCTCCGCGGCATCCTTCAGCTGCCCACACATCAGGTAGGACGAGAGCACACAGACGTAGTTCCGGCTAGTCATCCTCTGCGAGGTCATCTGCATCGATTTCCATATGTCCTTGACCCTCTCCAGGTTGCCGAGACCGGCGTGCAAGATTACGAGGAAATCGTACGTTATCCACTCCCTCTGGCTGATCTTTGCCTCGGCTTCCACTAGCGAATTCCCAGAGCCAACGAGCTGAGTGGCGTCGACGTAGATACTGGCGAGGTTTCGGTACAGTGCCCATCCTTCGTTGGAGTTTGGATCTCTCGACATCTCGTCGAGAATTCCCTTGAAGACCTCAAGATCCATGGATGCGGCAGCTGCGCTGACACGGAGGTTGTATGTGAAAAGGTCTGGGGAAACATTTGCCCTCTTCAGCTCTTCAGCTACGGCTGGAACCTTGTCAAGCTCGCCTACAGAAATATACAAGGTCATCATCTCATTGTAAACCAGGACGTCAATGGAGAGGTTGGCATCCTTCATTCTCTGGAATAGCCTCTCGGCTTTGTCTGTCATCTTTGATCGAGCGTAGGAATGCAGGAGTGCGGTATACGCTTCCAGTGACTTGGCTCCAGGTTGAAGCTTCTCAAAAAAGTCTTCGGCTGCACTAGCGCCAAAAACTTTGGTAATCAAGTCAATGCGCATGCCATAGTCGTTCTCAGATAAATCAGACTCGTGATGCGTCTTCATCCACTCAGCGACCTGCAAAATTCAAAAGTTCAGAACTAATGATCTCAGCTTCTTCCTTTTTTTCTTAAAGGATAATATAGTAGCCATTATCAAACTGTTTGATTGTGTTTGTAAGCATTTCATAAGTAAGCACTATGAAGAAACAGATAGAACGGGCTTTATGAATACGTGCTTTGAGCATTTCATAGGTATCAGAATAAGCAAGAAGAGATAGAGAGAATGTGTCATATGTGCTTTAAGCATCAAACAGGTGAAAGTTCAATGCCTAGCTCTTTTCATGGCCGAAGGGTACTGTTTTCATATATAATATAACATATCAAGAGCAGCTAACTTCCCCACTTCTGTAGATAAGTAAATAAAAATGTCTAATCATTTGGTACAATACAGAATAATGGACTGCATCATTCTGCAATAAAATGGCACAGGTAGATGTTAAAAATGTTTAATTGGCGACATCTAGCTTCCTGCTACTCCTTAAGACACCGAACTGCAGGTTACAAGCTTACAGCTCCCTTGTGACTCAATACTATATGAGCATCTCTACAGCCTTTGCAATCAATTTAACATGAAGAGAAGAACAGCAAAGCACATAAATTCCATTGAGATGCTCCATAGCTTGCACTGCCACTTGTATACTAGTAAATATGTCCAAACTATGGAAGCATCACTTCCAGTGAAATTGTGAAAATGGTAGAATGAACCCAAAGCACAACTCAggtttaagggcatctccaacgcggcgacccatcccgcgcccacgcgtccggatgggtccagccggacaaaaacccggcccagcgcgcggacccatccctaaaacggacggccgtggcgtccggaacgacgcaaacccggcccaaatctgggccgggtttgcgtggccgcggaagcGAAAgagtggtcgctcgcgtccgccccttgtccgcccctggcccgcgtgtcataggcataaacaTTTTTTCATTAAAAGTACCCATTACAATATTTGTACCTACtctacttctatcctaaatacgtacggggccggtggCCTAGTCGCCGGCTCGccatcggggccgtggatttcactcgacgcgggcggcctgtacgcgtgaggattccactccagcttacgagctgggtggcgcggcgacggcggcggcggaggccttcatcctcctcctttccgttcgcgcgcccgaggcgcgctcgcgctccgcctcctgctgcggcaccatccgcttcccgcatagctcca includes these proteins:
- the LOC124672447 gene encoding E3 ubiquitin-protein ligase ATL6-like — translated: MGARGHLLLVALCLLGAGAAPPAQQPPPPPPPRPTPFGRTMSTVITVAISVFFFLLFFCAYINQCRLAGEGGAMLGHNVPVGGGPSRRGKRGLDPAVVATFPIVPYREVREHKIGRGELECAVCLTAFEEADDLRLLPHCSHVFHPECIDPWLETRVTCPLCRANLEKPPPPPLPAAIAPPSPEPTTPRTPIRSPPHAVAIAVPPAQQEEGEESDEDDRKEESDEDDRKEEAMELETLRSERRAARLPRSNSTGHSRFAASAEAAARSDHERFTLRLPHHVREQVLTARRLRHATSLIDISGMSPDGSSRGGRRAGPGGSSFGNPGTGTGGGGGSSHGGRRWQGFLARTMSWARGGGDGSVRKGWDGSTRRGRDDAESSRKGAASPSPAAARP
- the LOC124675493 gene encoding pentatricopeptide repeat-containing protein At5g09450, mitochondrial-like — encoded protein: MAAMLLRAARASRSLALPRYVGASPSPLSSSSSAASTAETPLPAAATQGIAADVDEAVIVGGEGDDLRSRVFRLRLAKRSATEALEKWAGEGRAAPAPELRRIARDLSRARRFKHALEVAEWMKTHHESDLSENDYGMRIDLITKVFGASAAEDFFEKLQPGAKSLEAYTALLHSYARSKMTDKAERLFQRMKDANLSIDVLVYNEMMTLYISVGELDKVPAVAEELKRANVSPDLFTYNLRVSAAAASMDLEVFKGILDEMSRDPNSNEGWALYRNLASIYVDATQLVGSGNSLVEAEAKISQREWITYDFLVILHAGLGNLERVKDIWKSMQMTSQRMTSRNYVCVLSSYLMCGQLKDAAEVVDEWQRSKAPEFDISACNKLFDALLGAGFTETADSFRELMLQKSCILTSRASESP